A section of the Plutella xylostella chromosome 18, ilPluXylo3.1, whole genome shotgun sequence genome encodes:
- the LOC105381415 gene encoding zinc finger protein with KRAB and SCAN domains 8 has protein sequence MNRSSLAAIEGLDNFCRGCLIQFSNPNELIQYTEKNRRLFLYSTGLQVKRNDQFTFQLCKDCYINMKMSCKFRKLCRNSDRKFQNYVTLKETQEGLDFTTFLKNNDDTFQFPYLHMKYSTPAHKREDDNESTCTSIRNFINDMLPGDQELPDSEARIVREVIAEEADILDDSLDSHWLQDDMSIDSDFNLDLSLSPFSSPRPFRTTPTKLFEEKLLKPLPQIIKKEEVKENKELDTIDRNLAAALKDESVVEYSLDHLIVSPASNVGATTPTIKNILFGEHLDEDTKPIKPETALDNIYIGKKIFSTLEDENSQSIETTGQCIIESFENVQGETEIAEDIFAETQSQEPFFKLNFYREAHDDDKEPTSNQHIDENIEQVKDKNGDTVYYNSEEDLQCKLCKRKVKSLKGLNYHYNKKHRIKLITQSKPKKVHICHVCSKEFTDGSNFKRHVDRHEINKNKQKEFHCDICKRVFSAKHKIEVHMMAHMKFQNPRKNTTKKPVEIDPTLVCNICGKANSSKKNLGLHIRRHKKEYTCFCDECGQGFYRKSEIKLHKKWKHNSMEYSHDCPTCGKKTADPRSLIDHIRNKHTGEKAFRCENCGKAFTKKWSLIQHYSSIVCSAKRNANNKKSNIVVTETRVEYKKSAKEVIIGV, from the exons atgaacagATCTAGTTTAGCCGCAATCGAGGGCCTTGATAACTTTTGCCGGGGCTGTCTTATTCAATTCAGCAATCCAAATGAACTGATACAATATACTGAGAAAAACAGGAGGCTCTTCCTCTATTCTACAGGCCTACAG GTAAAACGAAATGACCAATTCACATTCCAACTCTGCAAGGACTGctacataaatatgaaaatgagTTGTAAATTTAGGAAGCTGTGCAGAAATTCTGATAGAAAATTCCAGAATTACGTCACACTGAAAGAAACCCAAGAAGGCCTCGATTTCACTACCTTCCTCAAGAACAATGATGATACTTTTCA GTTTCCTTATCTTCATATGAAATACAGTACACCAGCACACAAAAGAGAGGATGACAATG AATCAACGTGCACAAGTATACGCAACTTCATCAACGACATGCTGCCCGGAGACCAGGAGCTGCCGGACTCGGAGGCGCGGATCGTGCGCGAGGTGATCGCGGAGGAGGCAGACATATTGGACGACTCGCTCGACTCCCATTGGCTGCAGGATGACATGTCCATAGACTCGGATTTCAATTTGGATTTGAG CTTGAGCCCATTTTCGTCACCACGTCCATTTCGGACCACTCCGACTAAGCTCTTTGAAGAAAAGCTTTTGAAGCCATTACCACAGATAATAAAGAAAGAAGAGGTCAAAGAGAATAAAGAACTAGATACCATAGACAGGAACCTGGCAGCGGCATTAAAAGATGAGAGTGTTGTTGAATACTCACTTGATCATCTAATTGTGTCTCCTGCAT ctAATGTAGGGGCTACGACcccaacaataaaaaatattctgtttGGAGAGCATCTTGATGAAGACACAAAGCCAATTAAACCAGAAACAGCTTTAGACAACATTTACATTGGAAAGAAAATTTTTAGCACATTAGAAGACGAAAACAGTCAATCAATTGAAACAACTGGACAGTGTATCATTGAAAGTTTCGAGAATGTCCAAGGCGAAACAGAAATAGCAGAAGATATTTTTGCGGAAACTCAAAGTCAAGaaccattttttaaattaaacttctaCAGAGAAgctcatgatgatgataaagaaCCAACATCCAATCAACATAtagatgaaaatattgaacaaGTCAAAGATAAAAATGGTGATACAGTATATTACAATAGTGAAGAAGATTTACAGTGCAAACTTTGCAAACGTAAGGTGAAATCGTTGAAAGGGCTGAACTACCATTATAATAAAAAGCACagaataaaattgataacGCAGTCGAAACCAAAGAAAGTCCATATCTGCCATGTGTGCTCGAAAGAGTTTACTGACGGAAGTAATTTCAAAAGACACGTGGATAGGCATGAAATCAATAAA AATAAGCAAAAAGAGTTCCACTGCGATATTTGCAAGCGTGTATTCTCAGCCAAGCACAAGATCGAGGTACACATGATGGCACACATGAAGTTTCAAAATCCACGAAAAAATACTACAAAGAAACCAGTAGAAATAGAT CCTACACTGGTATGCAACATATGCGGGAAAGCCAATTCAAGTAAAAAGAACTTAGGCTTACACATCCGACGACACAAGAAGGAGTACACTTGCTTCTGTGATGAGTGCGGCCAGGGATTCTACAGGAAATCTGAAATTAAACTACATAAGAAGTG GAAACACAACAGCATGGAATACTCTCACGACTGTCCCACTTGTGGGAAGAAAACTGCCGACCCCAGGTCGTTGATTGACCACATACGGAATAAGCATacag gCGAAAAGGCATTTAGATGTGAAAATTGTGGTAAAGCGTTTACAAAGAAATGGAGCCTCATACAACACTACTCGTCTATTGTCTGTTCTGCAAAACGGAATGCAAATAATAAGAAGAGTAACATTGTTGTCACGGAAACCAGAGTAGAGTATAAGAAAAGTGCGAAAGAAGTGATTATTGGCGTATAG
- the LOC105381416 gene encoding protein FAM177A1, translating to METRSENGAENQTEITINRRIKILHFSDGVEEVMEEVKTGDLQSAPGSKPEDNVDPATLSWGPWFSHYAWKSGTKVLGAIDTAGESLAGFFGITSPKYQIEVDEYERVKEEKKKLDDESSGWVPKNGGGDIPLVLEEPGKDIEKAVV from the exons ATGGAGACCAGAAGTGAAAATGGTGCTGAAAATCAAACTGAAATCACGATCAACAGAAGAATTAAAATACTACATTTTAGTGATGGTGTAGAAGAGGTGATGGAAGAAGTGAAAACAGGCGATTTGCAAAGTGCACCCGGTTCTAAACCTGAAGACAATGTTGACCCC GCAACCTTATCCTGGGGGCCTTGGTTTTCCCACTATGCCTGGAAATCTGGCACAAAAGTTCTTGGTGCCATAGACACCGCTGGTGAGAGCTTGGCAGGGTTCTTTGGAATCACATCACCTAAATACCAGATTGAAGTGGATGAATATGAGAGAGTGAAAGAGGAAAAAAAGAAGTTAGATGATGAATCGTCAGGATGGGTCCCGAAGAACGGTGGCGGAGATATACCACTGGTTCTGGAGGAGCCTGGAAAAGATATTGAAAAGGCTGTTGTTTAA